The Petrotoga sibirica DSM 13575 DNA window TTATGATCCTCAACTCTTTCAACGTTTTTTGATCTCAACATCTGTTTGAATTCATTTACGAGATTTATTATGCTTCAACAACTGGGCACATCTGAACGATCAATTCACAGCTAATATACTTTTTTAGTTGACTTACCTCAATACAGACAGATCACTCCTTTCTTAGCTGATTTCATCCAAATCATCATTCTATCTCCTGATATCTCATGTTTAACGTATTTAAAGTCCTCACTTAACAAATTAACTATTTCTTCCATCCTTCTCATCCTCTTTTAAGTGATTTTTATCCATTGTATCCCCTGAGGTTAATCAATCTAACCATTGATGGAAAAAACCGTATTCGATTAGCCATAGCAACATTGCAATATTATACCTACCACCACTGATTAATTAATTTATGAGTTATAATGTGATAAAAGGGGTGGTTATTTATGTGTTTGGAACAAATAGAAAATAAATTTAAAAAATTCAGAGAGAAATTTATTGACGAGTTAAAATTATTAGATTCAAAATATAGCATATTTATAACTATTCAAGATGCCAAAGAAAATAAAATTGAAGGATTAGAAGTGGCACCTGTATTTTTTTCTGTCATTGAAAATTCTTTAGTTTCTGATTTAATAATTTCCTTGAGCAGATTATACGAAGGATATAACCGCGATGGATCTAACAAGAGAAAACAACAACAATATACAATTAAAGAGTTTTTAAATTTCTTGGAGAGCCATCCTAAGTTTACAAAAAAATACAATATAGAATTAGAACAAATCGAAGCTCATAAAAATGATCTTGAAGAGAAGAAAACTTTAATCAAAAACATATTTAAATGGAGAAATAAATACTATGCTCATGCTGATTTTACTAAACTAGAAAAAATTAAAAATACCGCAAAAGTGAAATATGAGGATATTAGATGTTTAATTGATTTTGCCTATGATATTTTAAATTATTATTTTGTTCAATTTGATGGAATTAACCACGGTATAGACCTCGATTACAATAAGGACTTGAATAATTTGTTAGATATGACAATTAGGTATAAAAAAATTAGAAAAGAGTACTTTAAAAACAGGAAAAACATTCAAAATTTTATTAAAAGTAATAAAACTAATGATGTTCGTAATTTTCTCATAAAGTTAGAACAAATTATTTTTGGTTCTCTTCCCAAAGGTGTAGATAGAAAAAAGGAAACTTGAACAAATAATCTGGTGTTATATAGGTGGCATGGCTAACCGAATACTAGGTCATTTTACTGTTTGCCACTCCTTATCCTTATCTCCCGAGAAAAAGAACTTTCTGTTTCAGTATCTCAAATTAGCTTCTTCCATACATTATCCCTTTAATAACTTTCAGTTTATTCACAGAACCTTCTGCTAGTCCATTGTTGTATTCATATATAATAGCATTTCTAATCGCTTGAATATCTCTTTTTAAACCATTCACAAATTTATCTATCTTTCTGAACTTTAGATTATTAGCTTTTTCTTGAAAAGTGTACCACCCTATCACACAAATCCTGTATAATGAATTTGGATAAAAAATTGTACGATTTTTGTATTTTAACAAACACAAAAGTCAAAGAGCGATAGCAAAAGAAATGGGGATACACAGAGCGACGGTTAAAAGAGCTATCAAGTAAGGAAGATAGAAGAGAAACTTGGTATGAATCAAAAAGAAGGATAAAGGAAGCAAGGGTAGACACATAAGTA harbors:
- a CDS encoding transposase, yielding MCLLKYKNRTIFYPNSLYRICVIGWYTFQEKANNLKFRKIDKFVNGLKRDIQAIRNAIIYEYNNGLAEGSVNKLKVIKGIMYGRS